From Rutidosis leptorrhynchoides isolate AG116_Rl617_1_P2 chromosome 3, CSIRO_AGI_Rlap_v1, whole genome shotgun sequence, a single genomic window includes:
- the LOC139902162 gene encoding LOW QUALITY PROTEIN: hydroxyproline O-arabinosyltransferase 1-like (The sequence of the model RefSeq protein was modified relative to this genomic sequence to represent the inferred CDS: substituted 2 bases at 2 genomic stop codons): protein MNSPGASAPAAPSFKDYCSRCGKYAIDNHNHVVCLSYRGSLDLTLGFDFLAVPLELSVCLGLGFIAVAFMVAVAAVTGSITDDDYLLFLPAVIQIWFSNCLVMLTAFGSSRGASLPSSDMAASLQSLVVVLRHGSVSFVDDRRKGYQVPKLMKINWCKNVSCGHIVDSTPDYFTNDGYIVLNIPWTFLQWLEQADIKEDYILMSEPDHIIVKPIPNLSRDGLGAAFPFFYIQPKKYEPVLRKFFPEEKGPIANIDPIGNSTVIVGKESLKKIAPTWMNVSLAMKKDHEADKAYGWGLEMYASCFMLQVRLINFMSLKFSXIGTLLMXNMFIFNVYVQPSWDQEIGNKYIIHYTYGCDYYMQGKLTYEKTAEWRFDKRSFDHIYTPKNLPLNPPGVPESVITMLKVVSKMSWS from the exons ATGAATTCACCGGGGGCATCTGCCCCTGCTGCCCCAAG TTTCAAAGATTATTGTTCGCGATGTGGGAAATATGCCATAG ACAATCATAATCACGTGGTTTGTCTTTCCTATCGCGGTAGTCTCGATTTAACCCTAGGGTTTGATTTTCTTGCGGTGCCGTTGGAG CTGAGTGTTTGCTTAGGGCTTGGTTTTATTGCAGTGGCGTTTATGGTTGCCGTTGCGGCTGTCACCGGTAGCATTACTGACGACGATTACTTGCTCTTCCTCCCCGCCGTTATTCAAAT ATGGTTTTCAAATTGT TTGGTTATGTTGACTGCCTTCGGGTCGTCTCGAGGAGCTTCGTTGCCGTCTTCGGACATGGCAGCCTCTCTGCAGAGTTTGGTTGTAGTCCTCAGACATGGTAGCGTCTCTTTTGTAGATGATCGAAGAAAAG GCTACCAGGTCCCAAAACTCATGAAAATAAA TTGGTGCAAGAATGTTTCTTGTGGTCACATTGTCGACTCAACCCCTGATTATTTTACAAATGAT GGTTATATAGTCTTAAATATACCCTGGACATTTTTGCAATGGCTGGAACAAGCAGACATTAAAGAAGA TTATATATTGATGTCAGAGCCTGATCATATTATAGTTAAACCGATACCAAATTTGTCTCGAGACGGTCTTGGAGCCGCATTTCCGTTTTTCTACATTCAACCTAAAAAATACGAGCCGGTTTTAAGAAAGTTCTTCCCCGAAGAAAAGGGCCCGATTGCCAACATTGATCCTATTGGAAATTCAACTGTTATTGTTGGAAAG GAATCACTTAAAAAAATAGCGCCTACATGGATGAACGTGTCGTTAGCAATGAAAAAAGATCATGAAGCTGATAAGGCTTACGGTTGGGGTCTCGAGAT GTATGCTTCATGCTTCATGCTTCAGGTACGATTGATAAATTTTATGTCTCTTAAGTTCTCTTAAATAGGAACATTACTAATGTGAAACATGTTTATTTTTAATGTATATGTACAGCCATCATGGGACCAAGAAATTGGTAACAAATACATAATTCATTACACATATGGATGCGATTATTATATGCAG GGGAAATTAACATATGAAAAGACTGCGGAATGGAGATTTGATAAAAGATCGTTTGATCATATCTACACTCCAAAAAACCTTCCACTAAACCCACCCGGTGTGCCCGAAAGTGTGATAA CTATGCTGAAGGTCGTTAGTAAAATGAG CTGGAGCTGA